The sequence GGCCCAGGGTGATCGCACCGTTCGAGCAGACGACGTAGTCGGAGTGCAGGTCGAGCCGCTCGAGCACCGGCAGTGTCATGTCGACCGACCGGCCCGTCGCGATCATGACCTGGTGGCCCTGGTCGCGGAGGCGCTGGATCTCGCCCCGGACGGCGTCGCTGATGGAGCCGCCCTCGGTCATGATCGTGCCGTCGACGTCGAGCGCGACGAGCCAGGTGTCGCCGGGTGCCACGCGCGCGGGAGCGGTGGTCTCGCTGGGGGTGCTCACGCGACCGGCTCCAGCACTTCGAGACCGCCGAGGTAGGGGCGGAGGGCCGTCGGCACGACCACCGACCCGTCGGCCTGCTGGTGCGTCTCGAGGATCGCGACGATCCAGCGCGTGGTGGCGAGCGTGCCGTTGAGCGTCGAGACGGGAGCCGTCTTGCCGCTCTCGGTGCGGTACCGGATGTCGAGGCGCCGGGCCTGGAACGTGGTGCAGTTCGAGGTCGACGTCAGCTCGCGGTAGGTGCCCTGCGTCGGCACCCACGCCTCGATGTCGAACTTGCGCGCGGCGCTCGACCCGAGGTCGCCCGCCGCCACGTCGATGACGCGGTAGCTCAGCTCGCACGCCTGGAGCATCTGCTCCTGGAACGACACGAGCCGCTCGTGCTCCGCCTCGGCCTCGTCGGGGTGCACGTAGGTGAACATCTCGAGCTTGTTGAACTGGTGGACCCGCAGGATCCCGCGGTTGTCCTTCCCGGCAGCACCGGCCTCGCGCCGGTAGCAGGTCGACCAGCCCGCGTACCTGATCGGCCCCGAGGACACGTCGAGGATCTCGTCGGCGTGGTACCCGGCGAGCGCGACCTCGCTCGTGCCGGTGAGGTAGAGGTCGTCGGCCGGGAGGTAGTAGACCTCGTCGGCGTGCGAGCCGAGGAACCCAGTGCCGGCCATGACCTCGGGCCGCACCAGGGTGGGGGTAATGAGCGGAGTGAAGTCTTCGGCGATGGCCTTGTCGAGGGCCATGTGCATGAGGCCCAGCTCGAGGCGCGCACCGACGCCGCGGAGGAAGTAGAAGCGCGAGCCCGACACCTTGGTGCCGCGCTTGATGTCG comes from Frondihabitans peucedani and encodes:
- the serS gene encoding serine--tRNA ligase gives rise to the protein MIDPQLLRDAPDLLKQSQLARGESTDVVDAAVAADIERRRAIAAFEDLRAEQNAFGKTVAKAPKDEKKQLVAEAQLLAGRVKEASAVSTAADEAFDAAIRAIANPVLEGVPAGGEENFATLRTHGEPKTFDFEPQDHADLGEKLGAIDIKRGTKVSGSRFYFLRGVGARLELGLMHMALDKAIAEDFTPLITPTLVRPEVMAGTGFLGSHADEVYYLPADDLYLTGTSEVALAGYHADEILDVSSGPIRYAGWSTCYRREAGAAGKDNRGILRVHQFNKLEMFTYVHPDEAEAEHERLVSFQEQMLQACELSYRVIDVAAGDLGSSAARKFDIEAWVPTQGTYRELTSTSNCTTFQARRLDIRYRTESGKTAPVSTLNGTLATTRWIVAILETHQQADGSVVVPTALRPYLGGLEVLEPVA